Proteins from a single region of Acanthochromis polyacanthus isolate Apoly-LR-REF ecotype Palm Island chromosome 11, KAUST_Apoly_ChrSc, whole genome shotgun sequence:
- the si:dkey-81h8.1 gene encoding uncharacterized protein si:dkey-81h8.1 isoform X1, whose product MDSNDKEPMPAAGTLSERQLRSHLKMEPKTLGAIQIVIGALILCLSASVLQIHEVHFTGDVGLFLIVVIQVTLSGSVLVHSGRRPTLFWVKAVLMLHLISAAFATAALGLLSKHLPYRQDSYHCEHCRRLELHAVQHCFRKCTGLIEQKCKLLIDGILGTLVIFLVLELLICMTAMLFGLSVLAAGGTQAPSQRPTYPQTRPPPVPAVQVVHPAPAAAEPSQQVAVVVTEPNSEQVEDISTPPTEPQVEPIETVDTQP is encoded by the exons atGGATTCTAACGATAAAGAACCGATGCCGGCAGCAGGGACCCTCTCTGAGCGTCAGCTGCGGTCCCACCTCAAAATGGAGCCCAAGACTCTAGGG GCTATCCAGATTGTGATTGGGGCACTGATTCTTTGTCTAAGTGCCTCTGTGCTCCAGATCCATGAGGTTCACTTCACAGGAGATGTGGGCCTCTTCCTGATTGTTGTCATACAG GTGACCTTGTCTGGTTCAGTGTTGGTACACAGTGGGAGGAGACCTACTCTGTTTTGG GTAAAAGCTGTCCTGATGCTGCATCTCATCAGTGCAGCATttgccacagctgccctgggtcTGTTGTCCAAACACCTCCCTTATCGCCAGGACTCTTACCACTGTGAACACTGCCGCAGACTGGAGCTACATGCTGTG CAACATTGTTTCAGGAAATGCACCGGGCTGATCGAGCAAAAGTGTAAA CTGTTGATTGACGGGATTCTGGGGACACTGGTGATCTTTCTGGTGCTGGAGCTGTTGATCTGCATGACTGCCATGCTGTTTGGACTCAGTGTCTTAGCTGCTGGTGGAACCCAG GCACCCAGCCAGAGACCTACTTATCCACAGACACGCCCGCCACCTGTTCCAGCTGTGCAGGTCGTTCATCCCGCTCCGGCTGCAGCTGAACCATCTCAG caGGTGGCTGTAGTTGTGACAGAACCCAATTCAGAGCAGGTGGAGGACATTTCCACCCCACCCACTGAACCCCAGGTGGAGCCAATTGAAACTGTGGACACACAACCCTGA
- the si:dkey-81h8.1 gene encoding uncharacterized protein si:dkey-81h8.1 isoform X2, whose translation MDSNDKEPMPAAGTLSERQLRSHLKMEPKTLGAIQIVIGALILCLSASVLQIHEVHFTGDVGLFLIVVIQVTLSGSVLVHSGRRPTLFWVKAVLMLHLISAAFATAALGLLSKHLPYRQDSYHCEHCRRLELHAVQHCFRKCTGLIEQKCKLLIDGILGTLVIFLVLELLICMTAMLFGLSVLAAGGTQAPSQRPTYPQTRPPPVPAVQVVHPAPAAAEPSQVAVVVTEPNSEQVEDISTPPTEPQVEPIETVDTQP comes from the exons atGGATTCTAACGATAAAGAACCGATGCCGGCAGCAGGGACCCTCTCTGAGCGTCAGCTGCGGTCCCACCTCAAAATGGAGCCCAAGACTCTAGGG GCTATCCAGATTGTGATTGGGGCACTGATTCTTTGTCTAAGTGCCTCTGTGCTCCAGATCCATGAGGTTCACTTCACAGGAGATGTGGGCCTCTTCCTGATTGTTGTCATACAG GTGACCTTGTCTGGTTCAGTGTTGGTACACAGTGGGAGGAGACCTACTCTGTTTTGG GTAAAAGCTGTCCTGATGCTGCATCTCATCAGTGCAGCATttgccacagctgccctgggtcTGTTGTCCAAACACCTCCCTTATCGCCAGGACTCTTACCACTGTGAACACTGCCGCAGACTGGAGCTACATGCTGTG CAACATTGTTTCAGGAAATGCACCGGGCTGATCGAGCAAAAGTGTAAA CTGTTGATTGACGGGATTCTGGGGACACTGGTGATCTTTCTGGTGCTGGAGCTGTTGATCTGCATGACTGCCATGCTGTTTGGACTCAGTGTCTTAGCTGCTGGTGGAACCCAG GCACCCAGCCAGAGACCTACTTATCCACAGACACGCCCGCCACCTGTTCCAGCTGTGCAGGTCGTTCATCCCGCTCCGGCTGCAGCTGAACCATCTCAG GTGGCTGTAGTTGTGACAGAACCCAATTCAGAGCAGGTGGAGGACATTTCCACCCCACCCACTGAACCCCAGGTGGAGCCAATTGAAACTGTGGACACACAACCCTGA
- the si:dkey-81h8.1 gene encoding membrane-spanning 4-domains subfamily A member 15 isoform X3 — MDSNDKEPMPAAGTLSERQLRSHLKMEPKTLGAIQIVIGALILCLSASVLQIHEVHFTGDVGLFLIVVIQVTLSGSVLVHSGRRPTLFWVKAVLMLHLISAAFATAALGLLSKHLPYRQDSYHCEHCRRLELHAVLLIDGILGTLVIFLVLELLICMTAMLFGLSVLAAGGTQAPSQRPTYPQTRPPPVPAVQVVHPAPAAAEPSQQVAVVVTEPNSEQVEDISTPPTEPQVEPIETVDTQP, encoded by the exons atGGATTCTAACGATAAAGAACCGATGCCGGCAGCAGGGACCCTCTCTGAGCGTCAGCTGCGGTCCCACCTCAAAATGGAGCCCAAGACTCTAGGG GCTATCCAGATTGTGATTGGGGCACTGATTCTTTGTCTAAGTGCCTCTGTGCTCCAGATCCATGAGGTTCACTTCACAGGAGATGTGGGCCTCTTCCTGATTGTTGTCATACAG GTGACCTTGTCTGGTTCAGTGTTGGTACACAGTGGGAGGAGACCTACTCTGTTTTGG GTAAAAGCTGTCCTGATGCTGCATCTCATCAGTGCAGCATttgccacagctgccctgggtcTGTTGTCCAAACACCTCCCTTATCGCCAGGACTCTTACCACTGTGAACACTGCCGCAGACTGGAGCTACATGCTGTG CTGTTGATTGACGGGATTCTGGGGACACTGGTGATCTTTCTGGTGCTGGAGCTGTTGATCTGCATGACTGCCATGCTGTTTGGACTCAGTGTCTTAGCTGCTGGTGGAACCCAG GCACCCAGCCAGAGACCTACTTATCCACAGACACGCCCGCCACCTGTTCCAGCTGTGCAGGTCGTTCATCCCGCTCCGGCTGCAGCTGAACCATCTCAG caGGTGGCTGTAGTTGTGACAGAACCCAATTCAGAGCAGGTGGAGGACATTTCCACCCCACCCACTGAACCCCAGGTGGAGCCAATTGAAACTGTGGACACACAACCCTGA
- the si:dkey-81h8.1 gene encoding uncharacterized protein si:dkey-81h8.1 isoform X4, which translates to MDSNDKEPMPAAGTLSERQLRSHLKMEPKTLGAIQIVIGALILCLSASVLQIHEVHFTGDVGLFLIVVIQQHCFRKCTGLIEQKCKLLIDGILGTLVIFLVLELLICMTAMLFGLSVLAAGGTQAPSQRPTYPQTRPPPVPAVQVVHPAPAAAEPSQQVAVVVTEPNSEQVEDISTPPTEPQVEPIETVDTQP; encoded by the exons atGGATTCTAACGATAAAGAACCGATGCCGGCAGCAGGGACCCTCTCTGAGCGTCAGCTGCGGTCCCACCTCAAAATGGAGCCCAAGACTCTAGGG GCTATCCAGATTGTGATTGGGGCACTGATTCTTTGTCTAAGTGCCTCTGTGCTCCAGATCCATGAGGTTCACTTCACAGGAGATGTGGGCCTCTTCCTGATTGTTGTCATACAG CAACATTGTTTCAGGAAATGCACCGGGCTGATCGAGCAAAAGTGTAAA CTGTTGATTGACGGGATTCTGGGGACACTGGTGATCTTTCTGGTGCTGGAGCTGTTGATCTGCATGACTGCCATGCTGTTTGGACTCAGTGTCTTAGCTGCTGGTGGAACCCAG GCACCCAGCCAGAGACCTACTTATCCACAGACACGCCCGCCACCTGTTCCAGCTGTGCAGGTCGTTCATCCCGCTCCGGCTGCAGCTGAACCATCTCAG caGGTGGCTGTAGTTGTGACAGAACCCAATTCAGAGCAGGTGGAGGACATTTCCACCCCACCCACTGAACCCCAGGTGGAGCCAATTGAAACTGTGGACACACAACCCTGA